The genomic window CGTATGAGTAAAAGGTTCCTTCATCTTCGATGTAAATGCCGCCGCAATCGGAATCAAGATCAAAGAGGAGCGGCTGGTAGCTGTCCCAGTCATCCGGATTGTTGTAGATATAGATTTTAAGCTTTTCATTGGGATCATTCGGAACTGGAGTAACTCTTCCCGTGGCCCTTTGATGCTGGAAAGAAACCTCTTTTGATGCGTAATAAAGTTTTTGGATTTTGCCTGTGGGAAGAGGTGTTTGGATAATTATCCTGCCATCGTCAAAGGAATAGGTGTTGGGAAATATTTGTTTTTTGGCCTCCGCAAGGGCTTTGGACCAACAGACCTGTGTTCCGTCGGAAAGAGAGGAACAATCCTTTCCATATTTTGTATTTGTAATAGATTTTATAATCCACAATTGTGGTTCAAGGTGTCCAGTAAAAGTATGATAGGCGGAAGTGAGATATGCAAGTGCCGTTGTTCTCAATGTGGAATCGACTGAAGAGTCTCGAGATATTTCACCCACGATGTAAATAGCATTGAGGACCAGATAAATTTTCTTATTATCGAGATCAGTCTTGTTTGCAAGTTCGCCAAGAGAACTGATTATGTCCGGATGTATATTGAAGAATCTAAAGCTAGTGAGATTATAGAGAACGTTATAAAGTGTCCGACGTTGATTGTGACTCTCAAAACGATTGTTTTCTCGAAGGAATGTTTGAATGATGTTGTTGTATAAAAAAGCAAATTGGTCATTCCATCTGTCACCATAAAGGGCAGTAATGAGATAGTATGCTATAGAAGTCGCATCGTTGTTATCATCTAGGAAATGTGTGCTTCTTGACACCGCCAAAAATGCATTTCGTGATGCGTTGTCTACATCGGGACCATTAAAATCAACTTTTTCATACCATGCCTGATAATAAGCAACTTTGAGAAACTCGACTAATTGTAATAGACCCAGTTCATTTGTCCCATTATAATTTGCGGCCAGAGAGTTGATCTCGGCTGCAACGGCCAACATGTTTTGGTTGTTATAGAGATGTTGAATGTTTTCGTTGTAATCCCAAACGACCTTCATACACCGTTCATCGTGCGTGCGCAGAAATGAAACAAGACCCTGAGGCGTGAGGCTTGCAAGATTCATTGCCGAACACGCATTGCCATTGCTTGCATCTGTGGTTGTACCACTGTCGCCCATTTCGCCTTGCCCTCGAGCCTCCGATCCCTCTTCAATGGAGTACGATCGTCTATCTCTGGTATTTGTAGGATACATTACGGGTCGTCCAGACAATGGAATGCCAAGCTGAGGGTTAGCATCGTGATTCATTTTTAGATCCTTATCCCTCGTTGGTTGAATCGTGCCTATCGGCAGAAGACGCCTAAGGTTAAGGTATGTTTTCACCTCAGATTCGGGTAGTTTCTCTCTTAGCTGAGATTTGTCATAGCGAAAGAGCATGTCTGCTTGTGCTGGCGAGAGGAACTTTTGAGGTTGTGGTATCTTCTGCTGTACTGATGGTGAAATTGTTGCTTTTTTGGGTGGTATGGTTGCGAGCGGTTTGTCAGGTGGTTTGATAGTAGGAGATTTAATAATAGTCGGTGCTTTCTTTTGCGGTGTCCATTGCGTGGAGCCGGAAGCATAGTTTCCCAAAAACGCTAAACATGCCACAGCGGAACAAACTATTTTTTGAAAAGTTTTCATAAATTTCCCTCGATAGGCTTGGAAAGTGCATATCGCGTGCCAAAGGCATTCCAGAATCGAGTTGACGAAAAATCAAAGACTTGCGACGTTCTGCTCTGCTCTGCTCTGGGTGTTTTTCTACTTGAATTATCAAAATGGAAGTCAAAATTTTGACGGTTTTATGGGGTCACAGAATTGGGGTCAGGCTGTAATAATTTACTATTGACGGTTGGCTCTGCCTTGAGTACGAATATACCCCAATGGCACGTAAACCACGCATCGAGTATTGCGGCGCGCTTTATCATGTCTTGTCGCGTGGCAATCAAAAACGCCCCACTTTCAAGACCGCCACGGATTATGAAGACTATCTTGGCCGGCTATGGCGCTATCATGAAAAATTTGGTTTTGTTCTTTATGCTTATTGTCTGATGCCCAATCACATTCATCTTCTTATTGAGGCGCGCGATGTCCCCTTGTCCAAAATCATGCAGGCGGTTCAGTTCAGCTACACACAGTCGTTCAATCGGCGCCACAAGACGGTGGGACACCTTTTTCAGGGACGGTATAAGGCCATCTTGTGTCAGCATGATGAATATCTTTTGGAACTGGTTCGTTACATTCATCTCAATCCGGTGAGAGCGAGGTTTGTCAAGAACCCAAAGGATTATAAATGGAGTTCCCATCGGGCTCTGCTGGGATTGGAAAAAGAGCCGCACTGTGATTCTCCGGGCGTGCTGAATCTGTTTGGGAAGCGGCACAAGGAGGCGGCAAAACGATACGAGACTTTCGTGCTGGAGGCAATTGGCATGGGGCATCGGAAAGAATTTTATCAGGCCAAGGATCAGCGCGTGCTGGGCAAGGATAAATTTGTCGCAAAAACTCTTGCGAAGGAAGAAAACAGCCATGGGGCGCATTGTTTTTATAAGGTGTCATTGCAGGAAATAATTGATGCCGTTGCGCGCGAGTGGAACATTCCGCCCGAAATGATTTTGTCGCCACGGCGGTCGCGCCTCGGGAGCTTCGCGCGCAGTATGGTTGCTGTTCTTGCTAAATCGGTTTCCGGAATGACGATGAAGGAAGTGGGGCGCCATTTCTCAAAGGGAGAATCGGCTATGGCGCATCGGTATCGGGCTCTGGAGGAGAGTTTTTCGCAGGATGCGGGGTTGTTTAAGAGATGGCGCCGCCTGCACGACTTCCTCATCGTTGACAAACCAAGGAGTTTGGATGGTGGCATAATATAAATAGTAAATTATTACAGCCTGACCCCAGAGTTTTACTAGTTTTCCGCAGGGTCCATCGAAAATAATTAGGCAACTTTTTTGGGAAACTGACGAAGATTCTTATGAAGAGAAATTTATGACCCAACCCATTTGCCAGCCTTTTATTCTTGTGAGTCACAATCCCGAATATGCTTTCAGGGTTGTTGATAAAAATTGTGATGGCGTTTTGAGGGCAGAAGATAGAGACGATGTTTTTATGGCCAGTGAGGATGCTTTTTTAAATCTTATTCCAAAGGTTCCGGAAAGGGTCTGGAATCATTTTCCGACCACAGGCATTCTCAAACCACTGGAAGAATATGCTGTGGAACGGGATCATTATATTACTATTTGGAAAACTGTGGGTTTTGGCTTAATTTTGTTTATGGGGTATGTGATTCTAAAAAAAGATACTTCACAACTTTTTCTCTATCTTCAGGGAACAACACAACACTCTTTTGCTGTTCCCGATTGGACTTAGTCATTGTAAATATGGAAACAGTAGGTCTTATCAGTCTTGGTTGTGCCAGAAATCTCGTGGATTCGGAGGTGATGTTGGGGTCGCTCAAAAAAGCGGGCTACTACATTTCACATGATCCGAAACTCTGCGACGTTTTGATCGTCAACACCTGCGGGTTTATTGAAGATTCGAAAAAAGAATCGATCGATACGATTCTGGAAATGGCGGCGTTTAAAAAATCAGGAAAACTTAAAAAACTCGTGATGGCCGGTTGTTTGGCACAACGCTATTCCAAAGAACTTTCTGAAGAATTGTCCGAGGTCGATCTTTTTGTCGGGACTGGTGATTTTCCGAAGATTGCTGAATTGCTGAATGAGAAAGAACGTGTGGTGGTTGGCAAACCGCGCGCCTTGGCCGACGAAACATTTCCGAGAACACTCGTTACTCCCAGACATTATGCCTATCTGAAATTGGCGGAAGGGTGTCAGCACTCCTGTTCTTTTTGCGTGATTCCAAAATTGCGCGGACCTTTGCGCTCCCGCTCCATTGATTCCTTGGTGGCGGAAACCAAAAATCTTATTCAACAGGGAGTAAAAGAGTTTAATCTGATCGCGCAGGACTCCACCGGCTATGGTCGCGACAAAAAAGATGGAACGACATTGCGAAAATTGATGGAACAATTGGTGAAGCTAAAAGGTGAAAAATGGTTTCGACTTTTTTACGCCTATCCGCACGGTTTTCCGATGGAGGTAGTTGATTTCATGAAGGCGGAACCGGATTTTTGCAATTACCTCGATATGCCGATTCAGCATATGAATGACGCAATTTTAAAAGCCATGCGTCGCGAAGGAACCTCCAAAGACATTCACAATATTATTGAAATGGTGCGCGCAAAAATTCCCGAAGTGACATTGCGTACCACCTGCATTGTTGGTTATCCGGGTGAAACCGACGCCGCGTTTGAAGAACTGTTGGATTTTATCGAAGAGGGACATTTTGATCACGTCGGTGTTTTTACCTATTCAGAAGAAGAGGGGACCCACGCCGCAAAATCCAAAGACGATGTTCCTTCAAAAATAAAACGCGAAAGAAAAAAACGTTTGATGGAATCGCAACAAAAAATTGCGCAAGAGCGCAATGAACGCTGGGTCGGAAAAGAAATCAAAGTCTTAATCGAGGGACCCAGCAAAGAATCCAATTTAGTCATGACCGCCCGTCATGAAGGTCAGGCGCCCGATGTGGATGGAATTGTTTACCTCAATGAATGCGATTTGCCCGCAGGCCAATTTGCCACCGTGAAGATCACCCAAGTTCACGCATACGATTTGGTGGGCTCACTTATCTAACCACTTCCACGGATCAGCACTGAATTTTAGAAGATTTTTTTCCTGTGCGGCGGAGATGATGCGTCCCTCTTTTGCAATTTGCAACAGTGTTGGAAAATTGGTGAGTGGTGTCAGTTGACAATTTATTTTTTTGAATTGCGCGAGGGCTTCCGGAAAACCGTAACTGAAAATGGAAAAACAATGATCGACTTTGGCGCCCGCGTTGCGGAGTGCTTCAATGGCGGCGATACTCGATCCTCCCGTGCTGACCAGATCTTCAATCACCACCGCTTCAATGCCGGGTGTGACTTTTCCTTCCACCTGATTTTGCTTTCCATGATCTTTGATTGCGGCGCGAATATAAACCATGGGTTTTGTGAGACGGTCGGAAACCCACGCGGCATGGGCGATAGCGCCTGTGGCAACGCCGGCGATGAGTCCCACATTGGGAATTTTTTCCTTGATGAGATGACAGAAAGCTTCGCGTACTCGCCGTCTGGCTTCGGGATAAGACATCAAAAGACGATTGTCGCAGTAGATTGGAGATTTGATACCGCTAGCCCAAGTGAAAGGTTGATCGGGGCGAAGTGTGACGGCGCCGACATCCAGCAAAATCCGGGCAATTTCCTGTTCAATTTGGTTCATTATTTTTTGTTATTGCGGGCAATGACAAATATATCACCGCCTGTCAATCACCTTGTGTTCCCCCGCCTTCTGTGGCAGAAGCGCCGATGTTATGGCCAATGAACTCATCTTAAATGTCACCCTTGGTGAAACGCGAGTCGCCCGTTTGGAAAATGGGGTGGTCTCGGAACTCTATATTGAGCGGGCCAAAGAGCAGGGCGTTGTCGGGAATGTTTATAAAGGAAAAGTGGTGCGGGTGTTGCCCGGCATGCAGGCGGCTTTTGTTGACATTGGTCTTGAGAGAACCGCCTTTTTGCACGCGTCGGATGTTGTGCAGGAGCTGACGCGTTTTGATGTCGATATCGACGACGACCCCGAAGAGGAACAACCCAAACACAAACGTTTTTCCCACGCACGCAATCGCAAAATTGAAGACCTTCTCAAAGAAGGACGTGAAATTCTGGTGCAAGTTGAAAAAGAACCGATGGGAACCAAAGGCGCCCGACTCACCTCCCATATTTCACTGCCCGGTCGTTATTCGGTTTTCATGCCGACTGTCAATCACATTGGTATTTCCAGACGTCTTGATGACGCCAAAGAGAGAAAAAGACTGCGTCAACTGATCGATCAGGCAAGACCAAAAGGCAGTGGTTTTATCATCCGAACCGCCTGTGTTGGAATTTCCGATGAAGAAATTACTGCCGACATGGAATATCTCGTAAAAGCTTGGCGCGAAATTGAGCAGAAAGCGGCGGGTGCAAAACCCCCCGCGTTAGTTCATGCAGAGCTGGATGTTTTGCTCCGCGCCGTGCGCGATCTTTTCACGCCCGATATTGATCGTCTCGTGATCGATAATAAAGAAGGTTATGACCGCGTCATCAGTTTCATCAGCGCTTTCATGCCGAGTCTCAAAAATTCGATCCAACTCTATCAGGGAACAGAACCGATTTTCGATCATTTCGGTATTGAAATTGAAATCACGCGGGCCCTTGGTCAGAAAGTTTGGCTCAAAAGCGGAGGCTACATTATTATTGAACAGACGGAAGCACTCACCGCCATTGACGTTAACACGGGTCGGTTTGTGGGGCGCCATAATCTGGATGACACAATTCTCAAAACAAATCTGGAAGCAGTTCGGGAGATTGTCTATCAGCTTCGTTTGCGCAGTCTCGGCGGTATCATCATTCTCGATTTCATTGACATGGAACGCCATGCCGACAAAACAAAAGTTTTCAACTCTCTCAAAGAATCGCTGAAAGCCGACCGCGCCCGCACCACGATCACCAAAATTTCCGATCTCGGTCTTGTGGAAATGACGCGCAAAAGAACCCGCGAAGATTTGCGCCGCCAGCTCACAGACCCATGTCCTTATTGCGAAGGAAAAGGTTATCTAAAAAGTGCCACAACCGTTTGTTACGAAATTTTCCGTGAGATCCAGCGCGAAATGGAAGGACTCAAAGGAAAACAGATTGTTGTGTATGTACATCCCAATGTCGCCAACATGCTTTACGACGAAGAGCGCAAATGGCTCGAGGCTCTGGAAGAGCGATACAAAAAAAGAATCAGTGTCAAGACCGTCTCAGATTATCATCTGGAACAATTCGATGTAGCCGAAGCAAAAGCGGAAACCCTAAAGAGTGACTCCTAACATGTCGTCATTCCTGCGAAGGCAGGAATCCAGAAAATCTGAAAAACACTGGATCCCTGCCTTCGCAGGGATGACAAAAAAAGAGACCATAAGGTTAATGGCGTCAAGTGCGTATCCATAGTACCATATCTATTATGGTACCCCGAAGTCGTATAAAATCCGAATCGTTTGGCGCCCACACGGAGTGGGATCTTTTAAAAGAGGTGGTGGTGGGACGCATTGAGGGGGCGGTGGTGTCCGATGAACCCCTTCCGATGATTCAGGCGACCATGCCCCAAAAATATTGGGAGTTTTTTCAGAAGAATGCCGGGAAACCGTTTCCTCAAGCACAAATCGACGCCGCTAATAAAGATTTAGAAACCTTCGTCCATATTTTAGAAGCGGAAGGGGTGAAAGTCCGCCGTCCCGATTTGCCGGGAAATCTTTTTTCCAAGCCGATTGAAACCGCGCACTGGAAAACAAAAGGTGGATTTTATGCCGCCATGCCGCGCGACAAATTTCTTTTGATAGGAAATAAAATAATTGAAGCGCCGATGTCATGGCGTTCCCGTCGCAATGAAAGTATTCCATATCAAACATTGATGAAGGAATATGAGAGTCGCGGTGCGGAATGGATTATTCCGTCTTTGCCGCAAATGACGGAAAAAGATTACACCGCGGGTTGGAGATATTCGGAAGATCAATTTCAGTCCGTGATTACGGAAGAAGAACCGATTTTTGAAGCGGCCGATTTTATAAGATTGGGAAAAGATATTCTTGCCTTGCAAAGTCATGTAACAAATCGAAAAGGGATTGAGTGGCTCGAAAAATTTTTGGGCGATGCGTATCACGTTCATGTTATCGATGTCCCAAATGCCCACCGGATGCACATCGATACAACCCTGACTTTATTAAAACCGGGATTGTTGCTCGCGAATCCGGTATGGGTTCCGCCGTCTGTCGTGGCAAAACTCAAAAAAGGAATTTTAAAACATTGGGATATTGTGCCGGCCCCGCAACCGGTTATTCCCGACAGTCATCCCCTCTACATGACCA from Deltaproteobacteria bacterium includes these protein-coding regions:
- a CDS encoding collagenase translates to MKTFQKIVCSAVACLAFLGNYASGSTQWTPQKKAPTIIKSPTIKPPDKPLATIPPKKATISPSVQQKIPQPQKFLSPAQADMLFRYDKSQLREKLPESEVKTYLNLRRLLPIGTIQPTRDKDLKMNHDANPQLGIPLSGRPVMYPTNTRDRRSYSIEEGSEARGQGEMGDSGTTTDASNGNACSAMNLASLTPQGLVSFLRTHDERCMKVVWDYNENIQHLYNNQNMLAVAAEINSLAANYNGTNELGLLQLVEFLKVAYYQAWYEKVDFNGPDVDNASRNAFLAVSRSTHFLDDNNDATSIAYYLITALYGDRWNDQFAFLYNNIIQTFLRENNRFESHNQRRTLYNVLYNLTSFRFFNIHPDIISSLGELANKTDLDNKKIYLVLNAIYIVGEISRDSSVDSTLRTTALAYLTSAYHTFTGHLEPQLWIIKSITNTKYGKDCSSLSDGTQVCWSKALAEAKKQIFPNTYSFDDGRIIIQTPLPTGKIQKLYYASKEVSFQHQRATGRVTPVPNDPNEKLKIYIYNNPDDWDSYQPLLFDLDSDCGGIYIEDEGTFYSYERLPSESVYTLEELFRHEFTHYLQGRYLIQGMWGSSPLYADSKLLWFSEGAAEFFDYSTRKDGIKLRKIMFSRIQHDGNNRLSVADVVHATSSYDFKLYRYGYALIAYLYQNDRVHFKSLINAIVANDAKIYSNIVNALATDSYLETSYQSFIDNGISQLASLDSPTAFVPNLRCLSMDSPETIQQSFIANGFSGTTCSLAYHINPRFSCTGTLPSTSHQVQTWIDAWSTMNTRLDSFLTRISDSRNPQYSGNTIGMVCSFYDLLILDWGGNQHSDAHFNCEGPLNSNYLTGPKPGGRPDSMIYRCP
- a CDS encoding transposase yields the protein MARKPRIEYCGALYHVLSRGNQKRPTFKTATDYEDYLGRLWRYHEKFGFVLYAYCLMPNHIHLLIEARDVPLSKIMQAVQFSYTQSFNRRHKTVGHLFQGRYKAILCQHDEYLLELVRYIHLNPVRARFVKNPKDYKWSSHRALLGLEKEPHCDSPGVLNLFGKRHKEAAKRYETFVLEAIGMGHRKEFYQAKDQRVLGKDKFVAKTLAKEENSHGAHCFYKVSLQEIIDAVAREWNIPPEMILSPRRSRLGSFARSMVAVLAKSVSGMTMKEVGRHFSKGESAMAHRYRALEESFSQDAGLFKRWRRLHDFLIVDKPRSLDGGII
- the rimO gene encoding 30S ribosomal protein S12 methylthiotransferase RimO, which translates into the protein METVGLISLGCARNLVDSEVMLGSLKKAGYYISHDPKLCDVLIVNTCGFIEDSKKESIDTILEMAAFKKSGKLKKLVMAGCLAQRYSKELSEELSEVDLFVGTGDFPKIAELLNEKERVVVGKPRALADETFPRTLVTPRHYAYLKLAEGCQHSCSFCVIPKLRGPLRSRSIDSLVAETKNLIQQGVKEFNLIAQDSTGYGRDKKDGTTLRKLMEQLVKLKGEKWFRLFYAYPHGFPMEVVDFMKAEPDFCNYLDMPIQHMNDAILKAMRREGTSKDIHNIIEMVRAKIPEVTLRTTCIVGYPGETDAAFEELLDFIEEGHFDHVGVFTYSEEEGTHAAKSKDDVPSKIKRERKKRLMESQQKIAQERNERWVGKEIKVLIEGPSKESNLVMTARHEGQAPDVDGIVYLNECDLPAGQFATVKITQVHAYDLVGSLI
- a CDS encoding orotate phosphoribosyltransferase, which gives rise to MNQIEQEIARILLDVGAVTLRPDQPFTWASGIKSPIYCDNRLLMSYPEARRRVREAFCHLIKEKIPNVGLIAGVATGAIAHAAWVSDRLTKPMVYIRAAIKDHGKQNQVEGKVTPGIEAVVIEDLVSTGGSSIAAIEALRNAGAKVDHCFSIFSYGFPEALAQFKKINCQLTPLTNFPTLLQIAKEGRIISAAQEKNLLKFSADPWKWLDK
- a CDS encoding Rne/Rng family ribonuclease, which gives rise to MANELILNVTLGETRVARLENGVVSELYIERAKEQGVVGNVYKGKVVRVLPGMQAAFVDIGLERTAFLHASDVVQELTRFDVDIDDDPEEEQPKHKRFSHARNRKIEDLLKEGREILVQVEKEPMGTKGARLTSHISLPGRYSVFMPTVNHIGISRRLDDAKERKRLRQLIDQARPKGSGFIIRTACVGISDEEITADMEYLVKAWREIEQKAAGAKPPALVHAELDVLLRAVRDLFTPDIDRLVIDNKEGYDRVISFISAFMPSLKNSIQLYQGTEPIFDHFGIEIEITRALGQKVWLKSGGYIIIEQTEALTAIDVNTGRFVGRHNLDDTILKTNLEAVREIVYQLRLRSLGGIIILDFIDMERHADKTKVFNSLKESLKADRARTTITKISDLGLVEMTRKRTREDLRRQLTDPCPYCEGKGYLKSATTVCYEIFREIQREMEGLKGKQIVVYVHPNVANMLYDEERKWLEALEERYKKRISVKTVSDYHLEQFDVAEAKAETLKSDS
- a CDS encoding amidinotransferase, with the protein product MVPRSRIKSESFGAHTEWDLLKEVVVGRIEGAVVSDEPLPMIQATMPQKYWEFFQKNAGKPFPQAQIDAANKDLETFVHILEAEGVKVRRPDLPGNLFSKPIETAHWKTKGGFYAAMPRDKFLLIGNKIIEAPMSWRSRRNESIPYQTLMKEYESRGAEWIIPSLPQMTEKDYTAGWRYSEDQFQSVITEEEPIFEAADFIRLGKDILALQSHVTNRKGIEWLEKFLGDAYHVHVIDVPNAHRMHIDTTLTLLKPGLLLANPVWVPPSVVAKLKKGILKHWDIVPAPQPVIPDSHPLYMTSKWVSMNVIMIDTERVFVETHDEPLFKLMRNLGLKPIRCPFRNFNTFGGSFHCATIDVWREGSLKSYL